TTTCCTCACCTTTGACACTGTGGATTAATATTTCCAAGACCATGCAGCCAAGAACTTTATGGTAAACCAACAGCCATGGACTCCACATAGTTTTATAGTAGCACTTCTGTTATTTAGATAAAAATACGACCCCATTGaatttatatttttactttttgtatgattgtactttttgtccttgtgtttaaatcttaatttaatttaataagtTGATGaatgttgaggtttttttttttttactggattgTTGATTGCTGTATTTACTGTATTCTATTAAACTGACAAAAGATAGCCTTCTGTGGATTTCTTGCAGTGCATCAAGTAATCTTCTATCGATGAAATAGTTCTTCATCAAACATCAGATTCAACTAGGTTTTCTAGGTTGATGGGTGGTTTaggtgggtggggggatggggggggcaaTATTATATTCTTTCATGGGGCCCAGAATCTCTAGCGGCGCCCCTGAGCGACAAGGTAGTTATGTTTTTGAGACCTTAGCTTTCACTGAGTTCAAAAATTATGGGCCACGATTTCCTTGTCATTTCAAACATGCAGTGCCACACATGGGCCTCAGACTTGTTTCCTTCATTCTTCTCCTTATTATCTGCGACATCAACCTTTACTTTCTCCGGacttccaaaaaaagaaaaaaccctcTGCACCCAGTCAGATAAAAGGCAGTATATAGTGTCCTGACCTGTATAACGTATTCTCTCTGTCCTGTGTACTCAAAGCTCTTGATGCCACGTCTGTAATGACACCATTCCCCAATTTCTGTACAACACATACAGCATACACACTTGCATCCCAAAATGTATAACATTTGTGGACATTTATACCCGAGGGAAGACAGTCAAGCTGTCACAACTGATGAAGTCACAATCCAGAATTCGCTCATATCATAGGATTCTAAATGTATAACCTCTaataaataattatatatattatctctctcactctctctctatatatatatacccatccatccattctcttaaccacttatcctgctctcagggatactggagcctactccagcagtcattgggcagcaggtggggagacaccctggaccggccgctgggctcacacacacacacacacacacacacacacacacacatacatacatacattcattcattcctatcgacaatttagtaccgccaattcacctgacttacatggctttggactgtgggaagaaaccggcgcccctggaggaaacacacacagacatggggagaacatgcaaactccacacagaggacgacccgggacgacccaccaaggttggactaccccggggcttgaacccaggaccttcttgctgtgaggcgaccgcacttaacactgcgccactgtgccgccaaaatatatacatctatataactatatatataactatatctatatatagttgTATATATAGTTGTATATatagttgtatatatatatatatatatatatatatatatatatataaaactttgttaaaagaaacactcaatgctagggaaagtgctcaacaaataaggagcaaaataatccagtgagttgtcaagtaaattctttatgagacagtacaagcctgtttcatgccataagcaatcatcagctgtcaataaagctttaTTGATAGCTGATGACAGCTGACATTTCACCACGACCAGTGGTAGGAttaattattagattattgtgattcacacatttaggagaggagagcttgggagcaatacagcagggtagggagacattCTCAATGTtgtagaccaagctatcagtctcataatctacactatgagaaattccctgactaatcatattaattaaactacttgactccacatccgcactggATGTAAACCTAGTTGTTGGTTGTAATTCGGCTCTTTAATTTTGGACTCAAGGGAATTTATCACTCATGCAATTTATGGATATGTGCTGTGTCATTTTCTTAGTAAACGTGCATTGTCTTTTTGGTAAACTTATGTCGAACTTGTTGCTTCACAATTGGTCTATTCTGTGTACTCCTTATGTCCTGTAGGTCAGTTCAGGGCCAGCTCAAGTATTTTTGGGACCCTAAGAAGAAACACAATATTTTTACTGACCTTTTTCATTAGCCTAACAGAAATGCATGCTTGTCTGGAATGGTACGCAGTGTTGTAGTCTTCTCAATAAATCACATTACTTTTTCTGTTATAATCAACAGTAGGTTATTTCAGACACTAGTTTTTGCATATTTGAAAACTTCTAAGTAGACCAACATATGTACAAACACAATAGGGATTATTAGCCTTTTATTTTATCCATGATGTTTTACAATATTTGCAGCATAGTTGAAAGCAAAACATGATGGCGCTACCTGTTTTGCCAACTTCCTTTGTTCCGTTGTATTGCTGTACATACAAATGTCTCTTGATTTTGTGTTCAATCGCAACTGTACTGTTAGAGCAATTTGCAATTAAAGCTATCCTGAATTAACGTTTGCGGCATGGCTTACTCTCTGTCACCTTTCGTGCAAGCCCTTGGGCCTCTCACAATATGAAAATATCACCGCTGCTTAAAAAGGACAGCTTAATTTGACTTGATGCTACATTTCACAAACAAGACGAGTTCAAAACCAAAACAATACGAGAAAAACGTCTCCACCCAGCCATTCTTAAATTACACACCAActgttacattttttttaagaAATAGACTGAATTAACTAAACACTGTACATATTTGGCGGTACGTTGAGACAATAAATTAAGAAGGAGAGACATCTTAGTAAAGCATGGCTTGCTCCTGTAAATATGATTTGCATTGCTCTACAGCCAAGTGACTTTCTTCCCAGGTTAAATTTTGCATCCCTGTTTCAACAGAGCATCAGCAGCCGTTGCATAGCAACAGAGGAATTGTTCAAAGGGCTGACAAAGAAGGTTGTTTCACAATTAAACTGCGATGATTTGCAGACCAAGGACACAGGGACAAATAGATATTCTTGTTTTGATCTAATCTCAAAATGTTCCTCACAATTGTGTAAGAGTCTGGTGTGGTGCATGTTAATACAAAGGGAATCTAACAAGGCCAAATTACTTCTGAGTTGGATCTACGTGTTAACCAACAGGGCCTGCATATCTGATGGATTACAGTATATTCCCATTGTTGTCGAATCGAAGTCTGGTAAAATTTAGCAGTAGACACTATGTGTAAAGGTAGGATCTCTACTTATGGTCACATGAAGGCTTTGGTTAGCATTTCTTCTTGGAGATACTACAGCAGCATAGTCCAGTCTACAGCCGAAGGACTCAACAGGATAAAAGTTTTAATACTCCAGTCTAGGAAATTTCAACTGAATCTCTGCAATTGTACCCTGAATCACTAGGAGCCAATAAATGGGGTTTCTCTGTTAAGAAGCAAACACTAAGGGGATGTTTGATACAATGACCTTTAACACCACTCCTAATAAGCTCATTATGGGCTTAACATGCATGTCAAGTAAAATTGGATCCAAAACCTATTTTCTATTTCCACTTACAGTTGATGGTGTTTCAAACTTGGCTGTTATTTTCATTCTGGGAGATCACCTTAATGGAAGACACCACATCGATAGCAAGAGGCACTCACAATAACTGTTATTGAATCAATAAAACACTTTacaatgctgcatatatgtattaaaatgcaGTTAACACCTGAGATACAGTGGATAACTCCTTGCATGCTGTTACAGGGGATGACGATCATCTTGTATTTATTCAACAGGTATGAgttgaaagacttttttttttacatcaataaTTGATTATTTACAGCTGGTCCTGCCCCTTGAATAAGATACCCAACACGGTACCGCTGTTTGCTGGACCAGAATCAATATGCTACTACATGATTGTCGATATTGCATTTTGTGCTATTGTTGCAACTGTTTCATTTTCACTTACTGTATGTGGATTATAAAGGGATGATAAGTTGGactctatagtgtgtgtgtgtgtgtgtgtgtgtgtgtgtgtgtgtgtgtgtatatgtgtgtagccCTGGGAAACTCCTCGAGTGTGAACTCGGCATTCCCACCCCAGTAGGAATCACAACAACTATTGTGCCGTTTCTCAACCTTTCATCCGGCCTTGAGACTCAGAAATCAACAACCCTTGTGTGTGGTACTGAACATGTATGAGGAAAGCTGCTGTGCTGTCAAGGCAGTACTGTTCTGAATAGGCTAGCTTAGCAAGACAGATAGCATATATAGTCATACTCCAGCAATATATAAGAACAAGGTATAATCCAACAAGTTTTTACTTACAGGACACTTTACACCCTCTCATATTGCCTAGACCAACATTCCTCAGTTCTTTGTTCTCCGTATGCTGCAATCACACTTGATAGGAATAGTTAATGATAGTTTAAGCATTGCAAATGATTTAAGATAGCTCTTTTTCCCAATCCTTCGTGGACCCAGGAAAAGCTCCAAATCAGGGCAGGCAGCTATTTATTTGTCATGATGAAGCTGCCAAAATGTGTATACATAAGGTGACACATGTGAATGATCCAGTATTCGGAGGCTGAAAATCTGTCATTGCAGTCTGTGGGAGGGGGGTGGGCACATTATGGAGATGGGTGAGGGGTGAATGTCATTCCTGAAAAAGGGTTTCTCTCCAGTCAAAGCTGTGGTTAGGACCATGGGTGAGGGGAAGGATTGGCGGGTCCACTAACTGCCACACCCCTGTGTCGCCTTGCTCCTCGCACGAGCAAAAGCCCAGGTAGGGGACCTAAAGACAGACATTGGGAGGTGTTAATGTCACGTTTTcctatttaaaaaaatgttttgtggctTTTTCTGCCTCTTTATTAGTCAGTGATAGTCAagaaaggcaggggatgacatgcagcaaagagcccaagctggactcgaacccaggccgctgcggtaaggactcaaccttatggggtacatgctctaccaggtgagccaccggggcacccgaATGTCATATTTTTCTGACGAGGATCCCATGGGAAGTGATGCAGATTTCCTGGAAGACGGGATATATGCTGACAGAAGAAACTACTCAGGGTATGGGAAAGGAGCACGTCCTAAGGGGGCATGTGAAATGGGACAGAAGTCTAGCACATTTTTTTAACCGTTTTGTTGgaatgctccaaaaaaaaaaaattccactttCATCAGCATGGTTAAAGCATTTAAAAAATGTCCTACATGTGGCTTGTAGCCACATCAGAAAACAGATTCAAAAGAAAAATTGAGCATTTTAAGGATTTATTACCTTTAGGAAAGCTGTTATTGCTCTGTCATGTTAGATATGCAGGCCATACTTCAAACTGTCCAAAACTGAAGCAGTGCTTACATTATTTTCAGGAAGTTGCGGTGGACAGTTATTTTATGGACAGCCTTAAGTTACAAATTTCCCCCCCATCATTAATTTGACAAATGTGTATCCATTGCCGGTACACTGCACAATTTCTTCTCAGAAGGGTTTAAAGATTTTATGATTTGTCATTTTCCATTCAGCCATTCTCCTCTGATGTGTCAAAATTCGCTCTACAATACTTGAAAGGAGAGGGAGGACCATGGAGGAAACCAGAGAAAAATGGCAATGGAGTTAAACCCTGTGAAGGCATGTATGAGGGCGTACATCAGAGGAGAAATATGAGTAAATGTGTCCGGCAGACCTTTCGGACGACTTGGATGAAGTCCTTAGAGCTCTGTGGGCTACGGCCCTGGAGCTGACGTGTGCAGGCCTCCAGGGAGGAAGCATGGGCCACAATCAGCACATTGTTTCCTGTTGGGAGTCGGGGACCAGGGTACAATACAACATTAGCATTTGTCAGATAGACAGACTTATCAAACATCAACATGAATGTAATGGTGCACCCACACAGGCACTATGACTTCTACTAGAatccctctctgtttctgtccTACCAGTGTTTTTGCAGTCTGACAGGATATCTTTGGTGACTTGGTAGCTCCTGCTAATGTAGTTCTCATAGGACTCAGACACAGTGAGCTTGCTGACTGGGATGAGAGGTCTATGGGGAAACAAACAGAAGTATTTAAGAGAACCAACAGCTGGTGTGATGTGATAACACTTATCTCAACTGTATGCTATAGTAAAGGCTTGTTCACTCAATTTCGCTTTTCAGTTCAAAAAGTGGTGCTTCAACCACATTTGGTTCATTTGAAAAAAACGAAGATATGGGTCATGTGACATGGATTCAGTTTTAATCTATTGCTGGCGATATCGTTCAAAATTAAATCTGCATATTAAAATTTAAGGATGGTTACATAAACGAACAAGAGATGCAAGTTGTTTAAACCACGGGGTTCACCTTTAGTGTACTTTGCTTGACTGTGCCAGTAAAATGATTGCTTTTCGCTGGCTTTGAGGATGGAGGCAAAGAAACCAGTTAAACCACAGCTATTACAGGAGATTTACTGCTTTAGCTCTCTAACAACTCGTCATTGGTTCACCTAATATAGTTTTTGGAGTCTTTCTGTCTGGTTGGCAGAGAGACTTCCATCCCATGTTGGTGAGTGGCATCAATATTATCAGTCAGTATTAACATTACAGAGTTGACCTGGAAAGTAGTTTTAAGTGCTGACATCTTCTCAAGGTAAATGCATGGCAAATATATACAAAGGGATGGATTCTTGTTGCCTTGTTCTGCTGCAAACTCATACTTTATGCATACTGTGTCCACAGTTGTGGCTGAGATTAGCTCTTGAATAAGTAGTGGCCATGCCATTACTGGGAATAAAGCTGATGGTTAATATTATATCTACACTCATTAAGTCACAGACAAACGTGATCTTTATCGAAAAAAAAACCAGATCAGTAAGTACTAACCATGCTGTTATATACAATTCAGTAAAATTCAATCCACAAGTGAATCCCTCACAGGACACACTTCACACAAATTGTCCAGAGTCCCATTCAGTCTGGTCTCTGTCAGTGAGAACACTACCATATTTGACCACAAGGAGCAGAATGTGGGTTTGTTTATGTGGCCTGCCTATGCATTTATACAATCTGTGGTCACGCTACCTTCTGCAgaagtgtaaaaaaaaatcttcctctcCTTCATCGTGATAAGCCTACTCACTAAAATACTTCATTTGGTTTGGACCTGTGAAAAGATCAACTTTTGGGAATGCTCAGTTCCCTCCCATAATTGTGCAGACACAATTCTGTTTTTCAAAAGATGCCACTCTCTGTGTTGCTGCACAGTGCTCTCAGAGTGGATGAGCATTCCCTGCTCTGGACACTTCGTTTTGAATTTAAGATCCTCACAAAAACACAGTGCTTTTGGAGAAGTCAGGCAAATGTGTCTTCCAAACAGAGGGCAGTGAGACGCTAGTATCACCTGTATGTTGTGTCTATGCTGAAGTGTGCTGTGGCCAGGTCACTAGGAGGTATCCATGCTGGCAGGGAGTTCCCAGATACCCACTTAGTCCACTCAAACAGCCCTGGTTCAACGCGCATCTTCAACTTGCCGTCCTGCTGCATACCTACATGGGGGGTAATGGACGGAGAGGCTTGACTGGTAAAGACAGACCCTCTGAGATGGATAAATGAATGCTGAAAATTCTAACGGTTAAGCAGTGatgctgtgtctggtgggtctTTGCACTGTATAGCACAAACACGGTCTACTGGAGACTTGAGACTTGAGACTGTCCCTACCTTTGAGGATGTTTTGTGCAGTCTGAACACATCGAAGCGAGGGAGAACAGTACACAAATTCTACCACTGCGTTACTCTCAAGGAGGGCCTCAcctggacacacatacacacacacacacacacacacacacacacacacacacacacacacacacacacacacacacacacacacactgcctgtgaCCTTCAAGTCAATGCATATTTCTTTATTTAGATCTTGCGTTCATCTATCTTGATGACATACCCACAAGCTGCGCTTGTGCCGATCCAAACACAGTGATCGGGGCATCCATGTCGTAATCCCTCTGCCCTCCGCTCCATAGAGGCAGGCTGGTCGGCATGTTCAAATTGGAACGTATATATCGTCCTGTGGGGCCAATGACAAGCACACACATCCCAAACAGAAGGGTTTCATTGGTTAGATAACGTAAACTTTAAGCATGCGTAGTGAGACAACTGTCCATTTACAGTATCGCAGTGCTTTACTGATGATCCGGCGGTTAGGGAACATCAGATCATGGTCCGATGAGCCGTCTAAATAAATCTGACGGCAAATTGGCTACGGAAACCTCAGCTGATAAGATCTGCGATCGGCTGCACTCACCCTTGCTATCTGAGCAGAGGGACAGCCAGTGTTTGCCAAAGACCACGTCCATCCTCTCGCCATGACGGCAGACAAACAGTCTCCGTTTTGGTGATCGAGAGTGATTACTGCTGATTCGCAGCGCCTGATAGAATTTAAAAAATCATCAGTAAATTAATCATAAGCTTCAGTTccataaaatatttgaataaaacTTAATGGTCTAGTTTTAAACAGAATAACCAAGGCCCATGACTCAGGACAAGGTAATTAGCAGAAATGCAACAATCTAGCCAAAGTGTCAATTACATGAACACATGTGctcgcgcgcgtgcgtgcgcgcgcacacacacacacacacacacacacacacacacacacacacacacacacacacacacacacacacacacacacacacccctccggtAAAGTACCATCTCTCATCATGACAAAAGTGGACACATTGAATGGAAGCATACGATCAAACCTCCAGCACTATACCACGGTAACGTGATGATAGTATGATTGTACTGGTTAAGTAAATTTGTAATGTTCAATTTTTACAATGGTTTTGATTTGGCTTTGCCGTACCACCATGGGGCACTCTGCTTACCATTGGTGGCACGCATACCACAGTTTGAGATTGACTGTTCAACCCATACTCTAAAGTAGGCACATTTATCCATTAAAATGTCTCATTTCAAACAGTTGTGAGAAAACACAAAATGTATATTAAAAGAAATCTGACAAGGCCTTTACTCTGAGTACCTGCATTGGATGGCAGATGAGACTGAGGGTGGGTGTGTCCCCGGGATTTGTGCTATCGGGGCGACGGCTGTCCAGCAGTCCGTTGAACATCCCTCTGTCCCTGCCGGCCTTGTCAAAGGGCCCGCAGCTGAAGAATGAATGGGATCTGCAGACAAGGAGAAAACGGTGACCCTACAAGCTACAATCGGCTTATTGTTAACGTCAGTCCTGGAGACGGTGGAGGTCGCTCAGCTCACCCGTGGAAGACCCAGGTGTCAGACTCGTCGGCCCTGCTGACGTAGTTCTCCGGCAGCAGGCCGGAAAGCCCCGTGGTCAGGGAGGTCCCATTCACCCAGCCCTCGCTGGCGCTGCTCTGGTCAACAGGAGACATGAAGACAAAGTCCCCAGGTACCAGCTCCAACTCATCGTCATTCTGGGGCATGTAGGGGTACATCACTCGCAGGGTCTGGATGTAGTTATGTATCGTTATTAGTATTTTCCCACAGTAATCTGTCGAAATGCTAGTGATGCATGATGTAACTCAGTACTGGAGGAAATTAATAATGGGAGTGATCGGGAGTAATGGCGTTTTGATTAACCATTGGTTGATTCATTGCACAAGAATACAAACGGTACACAGATTTCAGTGGTTTATGAACATAaatccctttttttggggggggggggattttcccccccttttctcccagattgtacctggccaatcaccccctccccaagccatcccggtcgctgctccaccccctctgccgatccggagagggctgcatactaccacatgcctcctccgatacatgtggagtcaccagccccttcttttcacctgacagtgaggagtttcaccaggtggacgtagcgtttgggaggatcccgctattccccccagtccccgcccccccaaacaggcccccgactgaccagaggaggcgcaagtgcagcgaccaggacacatacccacattgggcttcccacccgcaaacacagtcaattgtgcctgtagggccgcttaaccaagccggaggtaacagggggattcaaactggcgttccctgtgttggtaggcaatagaatagaccgctatgctacccatatgccctgtaatttattttctaATGTGTATTATATAATTTTGTCACTGTGTATGTCCTTGTTTAATTAAGACTGTGTTGGaggggagggatgggggggggtggagtcAATCATGTGTTCTGTATGTAAGTTAAAGGTACAATACGTAGTCACAGCCACAGCTGTGTGGAGTACTGCAACTGCACGAGAGCTCTGTTGATAGCAAGGAACATTACATATCTCACTGATGGGTCAACGTTGCATATTTGTTTGtgaaatggagacaactgaaagcctcaaaaggaGTTGAAAGCAATGTGGAattggctggttttctcattAAGGACTTACTTTCCTTGCAATTAAGATTACCTCATGGTTTGCAAAGCGAATGTCCCGGGAAAAAAGGACGGCCAGCCAATCACAGCCTAGTTTGACTTCGATGCCCTTGGCCAGCTTCTCCAAGGAGGGCAGGTGGTCGGAGGGGAACTGGTAGGCCAATGTTACATGAAGCTGCTTCTTGTGAGGTTCAACATGAACCTCTGAAGGAGACAGGGTAGATGGATTAGTGAATGCTGAAGGACCATCAGCTGTTGTTTTCAAAATCCATTTTCTAGTGAATATAGTACACCCCAAACTTCATGCACTGATGTGCAATCTCAGTGGCTAAAACTATGTGACCTCAGCTAAAAATTATGTACAAGTATGCTATCTCCAGGAATGAATATATGATTTTAAGCTAAATTCCCAATTTTCCATGTCTTCCATAATATATCCTAGACATTTGATCAATTTGATAATTTTcatgtgttttccatgactggcaAACTAGTCTATAAATTTCCAGGTCTCCAGGATGCCTGGAAACCCTGATaccattctgtttttttttctgctatCAGGGTATCAAAGGGAATAGTTTGGGGGAAAGAGACAAATCATTTGGgaaataaaatctttttttttcaatttcctttTTGTGTAAAAGTGCAAAAAGCATTCCACCATGACTTTACAGTGGGGCTTAAATGGATAACATTAAAACTAGTAGTGATGGTGGAAGTTGCGTGCGATAGCTTTAACTCAGCATCATCAGGATTTTCATATCATATTCTGATAACATGTTTAATCTGTCTCTCGATGTGTCACTTTACTGTAAAGCTAAAAGCTATTTAAAATAACACATCATTACAATGTGCTAACGGCAATCCCAATCTGCCGTTTGGGATTTTGCATTTAGCCGCCATAAATACCTTTGGCAGCCAGTCTCAGTTTGCCCGTGTTTAACACTAACGGCAAAAACATTTGACAAAACATGAccactatcaacacacactgcaTCATTTAGCTGTACAAAAAGATATCATTtggtacacagtaaaatcctggatATGACTATTGCTGATCCACCCTACATCACATATATAGTTATGATGCTAAATTTTGTTCCATGCTAGGTAGGCTACTACAGATTTCATGTTTTGATGGCATATAAATCCACATTACTTACATATAGTATATTCAGACTTGTATACTGCATATAGACTTTTATACTGATTGAAGTTAAAGTCACTTAACTTGGTGTGTACTGTTAAAAGCTGAAGTATACCTTAATCTTTTGGTGGTTCCCACCTGCTTTCCTTGTGGCCTCAGTGGCAAAGTCTGCCGCAAACTGCTTGAGCACGTCGGCTATCTCTTCCTCCACGAAAAGCCCGATGAAGTTGGAGGATGTGTAGAGCtctagggggagaggagaggggaatcGACCCCTCCACTGGGCCACGGCACTCTGCAGAGCCTCACAGAGAAATTCCACTTTCTGGTCTTCACACTACAGAGAGGTGTGGAAAGTAGGGGGGTGCAGAAACACTCcggggtaaaaaaaaataaaattgatgGACATCGTAGAGCGTTCCCATTTTAGAAAGATCTAAATCTGACTAATCCTCAAACATTTCATATTTATAACCACAATGACATGGCAATCTTATACTGTATCTACAGTGTAGCTGACAAAGTGATCAGGATAATCCACGTGTGAACAAGGGCACGTGGAGGGGTTAGCCAAGGGCGGTCGAGGCTACTACCATCAATAAATACCCGGCCACCTCTTTTGCCATCGCACCACtgaaagtaaaaaataaatagatacttATATTGTGTTATGTTCAGGTCACACGACAATAAGCGCTTCATGATGATCTTACTGGTCTTAGATCAGCATTCATACAACTCTTACAAGGGACCTTACAATTAGAGGCCCAGGGTTTGTCGACATATTTCATTACGCCACCATAAAGCTGTCTGCAAATACTATAACTATCATACAGTAACGAGTACATGAGTACACAGTACGTTGTTACTGCAAAAATGTCCGGAGCACAATATTTTCAACTCTCTATGACTTCAAGCAGGTTTCTTATACGACTGTATCCAAATAGTCATTTGCATTAATTCACCTTTCATCAATTGCATTAATTATTTCAGCtcacccaattgtatccggccaatcaccccctccccaagccatcccggttgctgctccaccccccctgccgatccggggagggctgcagactaccacatatctcctccgatacatgtggagtcaccagctgcttcttttcacctgacagtgaagagtttcgccagggggaagtagcgtgaGGGGAAACACGTTATTCTCCCCCTGTCCCCCcatacaggcgccccgaccaaccagaggaggtgctaatgcagtgaccaggacacatacccacatctggcttcccacccatagacacggccaactgtgtctgtaggtacgcccgaccaagccagaggtaacatggggattcgaaccagtgatccctgtgttggtaggcaacggaatagaccgctacgctacccggacgccctctataCTCCAAATCTTAAAAGCAATTTGTGTCCCTccctcaaaaaaataaataaatcacttgcTCCTCTTTGGCCAGTTCAAAATAATTTGGATCTGCATGGTAGGCACTCAGGTCCAGGACGGGGGATTCAGTGCAACATCTTTTTCAACTCACCATGAAGAACTGACAGAGAGTGATGTGAGGGAAGATGTTGTGGGCCTTGTTCTTGCCACAGGTGACCCGACTCTGCTGCCAGAAATGAGAGAGCTGATTCTGAAGGGGACCGCTGGGTCGCAGATACAGGACATACTCCCTGGGCAAGGGGTCATCCAGGAATGGGTCATCTACATGGGAGA
This DNA window, taken from Lampris incognitus isolate fLamInc1 chromosome 7, fLamInc1.hap2, whole genome shotgun sequence, encodes the following:
- the LOC130115504 gene encoding ubiquitin-associated and SH3 domain-containing protein B-like isoform X1, with translation MAAKEDIYSKILPRRLRQNRAGTVKCGSNLDVLLSMGFPRPRALKALVSTGGRSVQAACDWLFSHVDDPFLDDPLPREYVLYLRPSGPLQNQLSHFWQQSRVTCGKNKAHNIFPHITLCQFFMCEDQKVEFLCEALQSAVAQWRGRFPSPLPLELYTSSNFIGLFVEEEIADVLKQFAADFATEATRKAEVHVEPHKKQLHVTLAYQFPSDHLPSLEKLAKGIEVKLGCDWLAVLFSRDIRFANHETLRVMYPYMPQNDDELELVPGDFVFMSPVDQSSASEGWVNGTSLTTGLSGLLPENYVSRADESDTWVFHGSHSFFSCGPFDKAGRDRGMFNGLLDSRRPDSTNPGDTPTLSLICHPMQALRISSNHSRSPKRRLFVCRHGERMDVVFGKHWLSLCSDSKGRYIRSNLNMPTSLPLWSGGQRDYDMDAPITVFGSAQAQLVGEALLESNAVVEFVYCSPSLRCVQTAQNILKGMQQDGKLKMRVEPGLFEWTKWVSGNSLPAWIPPSDLATAHFSIDTTYRPLIPVSKLTVSESYENYISRSYQVTKDILSDCKNTGNNVLIVAHASSLEACTRQLQGRSPQSSKDFIQVVRKVPYLGFCSCEEQGDTGVWQLVDPPILPLTHGPNHSFDWRETLFQE
- the LOC130115504 gene encoding ubiquitin-associated and SH3 domain-containing protein B-like isoform X2, whose product is MAAKEDIYSKILPRRLRQNRAGTVKCGSNLDVLLSMGFPRPRALKALVSTGGRSVQAACDWLFSHVDDPFLDDPLPREYVLYLRPSGPLQNQLSHFWQQSRVTCGKNKAHNIFPHITLCQFFMCEDQKVEFLCEALQSAVAQWRGRFPSPLPLELYTSSNFIGLFVEEEIADVLKQFAADFATEATRKAEVHVEPHKKQLHVTLAYQFPSDHLPSLEKLAKGIEVKLGCDWLAVLFSRDIRFANHETLRVMYPYMPQNDDELELVPGDFVFMSPVDQSSASEGWVNGTSLTTGLSGLLPENYVSRADESDTWVFHGSHSFFSCGPFDKAGRDRGMFNGLLDSRRPDSTNPGDTPTLSLICHPMQALRISSNHSRSPKRRLFVCRHGERMDVVFGKHWLSLCSDSKGRYIRSNLNMPTSLPLWSGGQRDYDMDAPITVFGSAQAQLVGEALLESNAVVEFVYCSPSLRCVQTAQNILKGMQQDGKLKMRVEPGLFEWTKWVSGNSLPAWIPPSDLATAHFSIDTTYRPLIPVSKLTVSESYENYISRSYQVTKDILSDCKNTGPLPGLLLVRGARRHRGVAVSGPANPSPHPWS